In one Streptomyces sp. NBC_00597 genomic region, the following are encoded:
- a CDS encoding serine/threonine dehydratase — MEQQLDYAAVRAAADRLAGSVRPVAVAPAADGVWYALEYLQHTGSFKARGAHNFLAAHHAAGALPEAGVTIASGGNAGLACAWAARAHSVPATVFLPVTAPRVKVERLRGYGADVRLVGDRYSEALAACGEFTAASGALSSHAYDHPLIAAGAGTLLDEIRAALPGLDTVVVAVGGGGLFAGVAAAAREHGVRVIAAEPENCRALNAALEAGRPVDVTVDSVAADSLGATRVSAAALAAAQQDDVRSVLVPDAAITGARRALWEEHRIAVEAGAATALAALRTAPEPPGERVAVVLCGANTDPGDLTAPSN; from the coding sequence TCGACTACGCCGCGGTACGCGCCGCCGCCGACCGGCTGGCCGGGTCGGTCCGTCCGGTCGCCGTCGCGCCCGCCGCCGACGGCGTCTGGTACGCGCTGGAATACCTCCAGCACACCGGCTCCTTCAAGGCCCGCGGCGCCCACAACTTCCTCGCCGCCCACCACGCCGCCGGCGCCCTCCCCGAGGCGGGGGTCACCATCGCCTCCGGCGGCAACGCGGGCCTCGCCTGCGCCTGGGCGGCCCGCGCACACTCCGTCCCCGCCACCGTGTTCCTGCCCGTCACCGCGCCCCGCGTGAAGGTGGAGCGGCTGCGCGGGTACGGGGCCGACGTACGGCTCGTCGGCGACCGGTACTCCGAAGCGCTGGCCGCGTGCGGGGAGTTCACGGCGGCGAGCGGCGCGCTGAGCAGCCACGCCTACGACCACCCGCTCATCGCGGCGGGCGCCGGCACGCTGCTGGACGAGATCCGGGCCGCACTGCCCGGCCTGGACACCGTGGTCGTCGCGGTCGGCGGCGGCGGACTGTTCGCCGGTGTCGCCGCCGCGGCCCGCGAGCACGGCGTACGGGTCATCGCCGCCGAACCGGAGAACTGCCGGGCACTGAACGCGGCCCTGGAGGCGGGCCGGCCCGTCGACGTCACCGTGGACTCGGTCGCCGCCGACTCGCTGGGCGCCACCCGCGTCTCGGCGGCCGCGCTGGCTGCTGCACAGCAGGACGACGTACGGTCCGTCCTGGTCCCGGACGCGGCGATCACCGGGGCCCGGCGCGCGTTGTGGGAGGAGCACCGGATCGCGGTGGAAGCGGGCGCGGCCACGGCCCTGGCGGCCCTGCGCACCGCACCGGAGCCGCCGGGGGAGCGGGTGGCCGTCGTCCTGTGCGGCGCGAACACCGACCCCGGCGACCTGACGGCCCCCTCGAACTGA